In Solanum pennellii chromosome 3, SPENNV200, a single window of DNA contains:
- the LOC107012885 gene encoding uncharacterized protein LOC107012885: protein MEGAKEHGGQVQHVTKASSDQLLRKFAEMDSELEVKKELRLAKRRKRTLQTKVDTNNHVFGERKSLLPPAASQRSAALIVKAKLRARNLNNRSFFGTIEKTWRRTVQGASKVFIEKHYNRHRRLISDTEY, encoded by the exons atgGAAGGTGCAAAAGAACATGGTGGTCAAGTTCAGCATGTTACAAAGGCATCATCAGATCAGTTACTGAGGAAGTTCGCTGAGATGGATTCTGAATTAGAAGTTAAAAAGGAGCTCAGATTAGctaaaagaaggaaaagaacaCTGCAAACCAAAGTTGATACTAATAATCATGTTTTCGGCGAAAGGAAGTCCCTGTTACCTCCCGCAGCTTCTCAAAGATCTGCGGCGTTGATTGTAAAAGCAAAGCTTAGAGCTAGAAATCTCAACAACAGATCCTTTTTTGGTACTATTGAGAAG ACATGGCGCAGAACTGTACAAGGGGCTTCAAAGGTCTTCATTGAGAAGCATTACAATCGGCATAGGCGTCTAATAAGTGATACAGAGTATTAG
- the LOC107012884 gene encoding protein STIG1, with the protein MDFIILLIVILALSSTPITIISGSVTNHTYSTTNSYTNVALSARKVVFPPPRQLGKHTRTDNSDDDDLICKTCKRLSEHRTCCFNYFCVDLFTNRFNCGSCGLVCIVGTRCCGGICVDIKKDNGNCGKCNNVCSPGQNCSFGFCVNA; encoded by the coding sequence ATGGATTTTATCATCCTTCTCATCGTCATCCTTGCTCTTTCTAGCACACCAATTACCATTATATCCGGATCTGTGACAAACCATACATATTCAACTACAAACTCTTACACCAACGTTGCTCTTTCTGCACGAAAAGTTGTATTTCCTCCTCCCAGACAGCTAGGAAAACACACGAGGACAGATAATTCTGATGACGATGACTTGATATGCAAAACTTGCAAGAGATTATCAGAACATCGTACATGTTGTTTCAACTACTTTTGTGTTGATTTGTTCACCAACAGGTTCAACTGTGGCTCCTGTGGCCTCGTCTGTATCGTTGGAACAAGATGCTGCGGAGGGATCTGTGTGGACATCAAGAAAGACAACGGAAATTGTGGCAAGTGTAATAATGTATGCTCTCCTGGTCAGAATTGTTCATTTGGCTTTTGTGTCAATGCCTAA